In the Desulfomonile tiedjei genome, one interval contains:
- a CDS encoding response regulator, whose amino-acid sequence MRGTRPILLVEDDRVDVLSVQRAFRELKIVNPLQVVGNGEEGLDYLRDENNPKPCLILLDLNMPRMNGVEFLKTIKSDEHLRGLPVIVLTSSKGDQEMLESYQYGVAGYIVKPADYLQFVEVVRVIDLYWTISEIPGNRR is encoded by the coding sequence ATGAGGGGAACCAGACCGATTCTGCTGGTAGAAGACGATCGAGTGGACGTGCTCAGCGTACAGAGGGCCTTTAGGGAACTCAAGATAGTAAATCCGCTTCAAGTAGTGGGGAATGGTGAAGAGGGGCTGGATTACCTGCGAGACGAAAACAATCCCAAGCCATGCCTTATCCTCCTCGACCTGAACATGCCGCGGATGAATGGGGTTGAATTTCTTAAGACAATTAAGAGCGATGAGCATCTTAGAGGGCTTCCGGTCATTGTGCTGACCAGTTCCAAGGGTGACCAGGAGATGTTGGAGAGCTACCAGTACGGAGTGGCGGGGTACATTGTGAAGCCCGCAGATTACTTACAGTTTGTTGAAGTCGTCCGCGTAATCGACCTCTACTGGACCATCAGCGAGATTCCCGGTAACAGGAGGTAA
- a CDS encoding response regulator translates to MEANRIRVLLVEDDNVDYLTFKRGIKEQRLPYDHVRAGSIAEAREILKKNTFDVALLDYRLGDGTAFDLFQHISEQTPFIIVTGSGHEEIAVQAMKAGASDYLIKDPGNNWLKTLPLTVHNAMKARRAEEALNQAHEELEQRVYQRTEELFKANQQLQKEIEQRKRAEEALRESEERFRALTETTSEWIWEVDADLRFTYASPRVVELLGFQPEEILGKTPFDLMLPIEAEHSRGQFREILASGQSFRDLENLYVHRDGHVLVLELSGLPFFDANGKSNGYRGIGRDMTERKRSAELLIQSERLQAVAELSAGVAHNFNNLLQIVLFCSEVGLHAVRSNDLARATSNLQQVLESCRSGAETVRRLHDFARNRPEPIREGAVFPLDHAVQKAIEMSETLWKTAPERDGIHIVLQQKLAPSCFVRGEENEFLEVVINLIKNAVEAMPKGGEISLEVAQEGTEAVLTVADNGAGIPEANLGKVFQPFFTTKGLQGTGMGLASSYGIVLRHGGQIHVRSGEDRGAKFVVRIPLAGESQGVETRDKIELRRPLRILVIDDQEPIVAMMEQLFIRKGHIVYKALSGSEGLDVFQRNPVDVVISDLSMPSMTGWQVGKALKDLCETKGIAKPLTLILTGWGAQQDHIYKSSEFGIDAIIEKPVNFERLMGKIRDLLHERERSSSGEMTFDGSCW, encoded by the coding sequence ATGGAAGCTAACCGGATCAGGGTGCTACTGGTAGAAGATGACAACGTCGATTATCTGACGTTCAAACGCGGAATCAAGGAACAACGCCTTCCTTACGACCACGTTAGAGCCGGCTCGATTGCAGAGGCCAGGGAGATCCTGAAAAAAAACACCTTTGACGTAGCCCTCCTGGACTATCGCCTGGGAGACGGCACTGCCTTTGACCTCTTCCAACACATCTCCGAACAGACGCCTTTTATCATAGTGACCGGTAGCGGCCACGAAGAAATAGCAGTTCAGGCGATGAAAGCCGGTGCGTCCGACTATCTTATCAAAGATCCGGGGAACAATTGGCTAAAAACCTTACCCTTGACCGTTCACAACGCTATGAAGGCCAGACGAGCCGAAGAAGCTTTGAATCAAGCGCATGAGGAATTGGAGCAACGCGTTTACCAGCGAACCGAAGAACTCTTTAAGGCAAATCAGCAACTCCAGAAAGAAATCGAACAGCGCAAGAGGGCCGAAGAAGCCCTCAGAGAAAGCGAGGAACGCTTCAGGGCCTTAACGGAGACCACGAGTGAATGGATCTGGGAGGTTGATGCGGACCTGCGTTTCACTTACGCCAGTCCCAGAGTGGTCGAGTTGCTTGGCTTTCAGCCCGAGGAAATCCTAGGCAAAACGCCTTTCGATCTGATGCTTCCTATTGAGGCCGAACATTCTCGCGGACAATTCCGCGAAATACTTGCATCCGGGCAGTCTTTCCGAGACCTGGAAAATCTCTACGTCCACCGAGACGGTCATGTGCTCGTCCTGGAACTCAGCGGGCTGCCGTTTTTCGATGCGAACGGAAAATCAAATGGATATCGGGGCATAGGCCGAGATATGACGGAACGCAAGAGGTCGGCCGAACTGCTCATTCAGTCCGAACGGCTTCAAGCAGTTGCGGAACTTTCCGCGGGAGTAGCTCACAACTTCAACAACCTGCTCCAAATTGTGCTTTTTTGTAGCGAGGTGGGATTGCACGCGGTGCGGTCCAACGATTTGGCCAGGGCGACCTCCAATCTCCAGCAAGTCCTTGAAAGCTGCCGCTCCGGCGCAGAAACCGTCAGGCGCCTGCATGACTTCGCCCGGAATCGACCCGAACCGATACGCGAAGGAGCGGTCTTTCCCCTTGATCACGCGGTCCAGAAAGCTATCGAGATGAGTGAAACATTGTGGAAGACCGCGCCTGAAAGAGACGGAATTCACATTGTTTTGCAACAAAAGCTGGCCCCGAGCTGTTTTGTCCGGGGAGAGGAAAATGAGTTCCTGGAAGTCGTCATCAACCTTATCAAGAATGCGGTAGAGGCCATGCCCAAGGGAGGAGAGATTTCCCTGGAAGTGGCTCAGGAAGGAACCGAGGCGGTCCTCACCGTTGCGGATAACGGCGCCGGCATTCCTGAAGCTAATCTCGGAAAAGTCTTCCAACCGTTCTTCACGACCAAGGGCCTCCAAGGGACCGGCATGGGACTTGCCAGTTCGTACGGCATCGTCCTGCGGCATGGTGGACAAATCCATGTGCGCAGCGGCGAAGACCGCGGAGCGAAATTCGTCGTAAGAATCCCCCTTGCCGGGGAGAGCCAAGGGGTTGAGACGCGGGACAAGATTGAACTGCGCCGACCTCTCCGCATCCTGGTGATTGACGACCAGGAACCAATAGTGGCAATGATGGAGCAGCTATTTATCAGAAAGGGGCATATTGTCTATAAGGCGCTTTCCGGCTCGGAAGGGCTCGATGTATTCCAACGTAACCCTGTTGACGTTGTTATTTCGGACCTGAGCATGCCTTCCATGACAGGGTGGCAAGTCGGCAAAGCCCTCAAAGACCTGTGTGAGACAAAGGGGATCGCTAAGCCGCTCACGCTCATCCTTACCGGCTGGGGAGCGCAGCAAGACCACATCTACAAGAGTTCCGAATTCGGCATTGACGCGATCATAGAAAAACCGGTCAATTTTGAGCGACTGATGGGGAAGATTCGCGACCTACTCCATGAAAGGGAGCGCTCTTCTTCGGGTGAGATGACATTCGACGGTAGTTGTTGGTAA
- a CDS encoding sigma 54-interacting transcriptional regulator yields MERKTSGLELKVLFDISQIIGQALDLDRTLEVVLGILSEYLSMKRATITLVDEEEDRLRIRVSHGLSKKEKSRGVYHVDEGVTGLIFRTGEPAVVPDISREPLFLNKTKAREIDKGTISFIGVPVVISGKSVGVLSVDRLFEEEVSFEEDVRFLTILAAVIAQLVSLHNQVKARERNLIRANRSLKAKISRKAGNFFSTAKSAAMVDVQQLIRKVAPTRATVLLLGESGTGKTLVAQIIHELSNRNGAAFMKVNCAAVPENLLESELFGHEKGSFTGASEARIGRVEEADGGTLFLDEIGDLAPATQAKLLRFLQDKEFERLGSNKTRTVDVRVIAATNRDLEEAVRSSSFRSDLFYRLNVFPIRVPAVRERREDIEQLVGFFTDMVCREYACDLQFKKRALQSLVDYSWPGNVREMENLIERLAIISSGGIIDVNDLAPYIQVEETQCLEYLCATGSLAHTEKVRIQGALDRNRGIQSRAAGELGITLRQIGYKIKKYGLQEYVERAKAGS; encoded by the coding sequence ATGGAACGCAAAACCAGCGGATTGGAACTCAAAGTTCTTTTCGACATAAGTCAGATAATAGGCCAGGCCCTGGATTTGGACCGGACCCTGGAGGTCGTTCTCGGTATTCTATCGGAATACCTCTCCATGAAACGGGCTACCATCACACTGGTGGATGAAGAGGAGGACCGCCTGAGGATCCGGGTGTCCCACGGCCTGAGCAAAAAGGAAAAGAGCCGGGGAGTCTATCATGTGGATGAAGGAGTGACAGGCCTGATATTCCGCACCGGAGAGCCGGCTGTGGTTCCGGACATAAGCAGAGAGCCTCTTTTCCTGAACAAAACCAAGGCCAGAGAGATAGACAAAGGGACCATATCTTTCATCGGCGTTCCGGTGGTGATTAGTGGCAAGTCAGTAGGCGTGCTCAGCGTGGATAGGCTCTTTGAGGAAGAAGTATCCTTTGAAGAGGACGTGAGATTCCTAACCATCCTGGCAGCCGTAATTGCCCAGTTGGTGAGCCTCCATAACCAGGTCAAGGCACGGGAGAGGAACCTGATTCGTGCCAACCGCTCGCTTAAGGCAAAGATATCCCGTAAGGCCGGCAATTTCTTTAGTACGGCCAAGAGCGCTGCAATGGTGGATGTCCAGCAACTGATCAGAAAGGTGGCCCCGACCAGAGCCACGGTCCTACTGTTGGGCGAATCGGGAACGGGCAAGACACTGGTTGCCCAAATCATACATGAGTTGAGCAACCGCAATGGCGCTGCATTCATGAAGGTAAACTGTGCCGCGGTCCCGGAGAACCTACTGGAGTCCGAGCTTTTCGGACATGAAAAGGGCTCTTTCACAGGGGCTTCAGAAGCCAGGATCGGACGTGTGGAAGAGGCGGATGGGGGCACACTGTTTCTGGACGAGATCGGGGACCTGGCGCCCGCCACACAAGCTAAATTGCTCCGGTTCCTTCAGGACAAGGAATTCGAACGCTTGGGCAGCAACAAGACTCGGACCGTGGATGTGAGGGTCATTGCCGCCACAAACCGGGACCTGGAAGAGGCTGTGCGGAGCAGCTCATTTCGTTCCGATCTGTTCTATCGACTGAACGTTTTTCCTATCAGAGTACCGGCAGTCAGGGAACGCCGTGAGGACATAGAGCAGTTGGTTGGTTTTTTTACGGACATGGTCTGCAGGGAATACGCGTGCGATCTGCAATTCAAGAAGAGGGCCCTACAAAGCCTTGTGGATTATTCTTGGCCGGGCAATGTCAGAGAAATGGAGAATCTCATAGAGCGTCTGGCGATCATTTCCAGCGGCGGGATCATAGATGTGAACGACCTGGCGCCCTACATCCAGGTCGAAGAGACCCAATGCTTGGAATACCTTTGTGCGACGGGTTCGCTTGCTCACACTGAAAAGGTGAGAATTCAAGGCGCGTTGGACAGAAACCGGGGCATTCAATCCCGAGCGGCCGGTGAACTGGGAATCACCCTGAGGCAAATTGGATACAAGATTAAGAAATACGGCTTGCAGGAATATGTTGAGCGGGCAAAAGCAGGATCATAG
- the modC gene encoding molybdenum ABC transporter ATP-binding protein — MLDVRIRKLQGAFELDASFITQGTGITALFGRSGSGKTSIINMVAGLITPDEGRIVVNGKTYFDSARRVNIPTEKRRFGYVFQDGRLFPHLSTKSNLIYGMKLVPLSERYVKFDQVVELLGITHLLNRRPARLSGGEKQRVAIGRALLTSPDLLLMDEPLASLDGARRAELMPFIARLSRELLIPTLYVSHSFDEVLNLADAMVILDSGRVVGSGSLAEITRRYDFETLTGRIETGAVLCMDVKHHDRASALTFLGFPGGLLRVPLLDVQAGAVVRVHIHARDVAIAREKPPRTTILNVFPAKIEQIQESDGSTNIVTLDIGCPIVARITSHARTELGLAPNQEVFALIKKATVSQASLNGKCTIREDSPSGT, encoded by the coding sequence ATGCTGGACGTGAGAATTCGGAAATTGCAGGGAGCCTTCGAGTTGGATGCCTCGTTTATCACGCAAGGAACAGGGATCACTGCGCTGTTCGGGAGGTCAGGTTCGGGGAAGACGTCTATAATTAATATGGTGGCAGGGCTTATTACGCCTGATGAGGGTCGAATCGTCGTAAACGGCAAGACCTATTTCGATTCCGCAAGACGTGTGAACATTCCGACCGAAAAACGCCGATTCGGGTACGTCTTTCAGGACGGACGCCTTTTCCCTCATCTCTCCACAAAATCCAATCTGATTTATGGCATGAAGCTTGTCCCATTGTCCGAACGATACGTGAAATTCGATCAGGTAGTGGAGCTTCTGGGGATCACGCACCTATTGAACCGGCGGCCGGCCAGGCTTTCCGGAGGCGAGAAGCAGCGTGTGGCCATCGGCCGCGCGCTTCTAACGAGCCCCGATCTTCTGCTTATGGATGAGCCCCTGGCATCTTTGGACGGCGCCAGGCGTGCCGAACTCATGCCTTTTATAGCCAGGCTGTCGAGGGAATTACTCATACCGACCCTTTACGTGAGCCATTCTTTCGACGAAGTCCTTAACCTGGCCGACGCAATGGTGATCCTGGATTCCGGGAGAGTTGTGGGTAGCGGGAGCCTGGCGGAGATTACGAGGAGATACGATTTCGAGACACTGACGGGGAGGATCGAAACCGGGGCCGTGTTGTGCATGGACGTGAAGCACCATGATCGAGCTTCGGCCCTGACGTTTCTCGGCTTCCCGGGCGGCCTGCTCCGAGTACCACTCCTGGACGTTCAGGCAGGGGCCGTTGTCAGGGTTCACATACACGCTCGAGACGTGGCCATTGCTCGTGAGAAGCCGCCTCGAACCACCATCCTGAACGTTTTTCCTGCGAAAATCGAACAGATCCAAGAGTCAGATGGGTCCACCAACATTGTGACCCTGGATATCGGCTGTCCGATAGTCGCGAGAATAACTTCACACGCCAGGACAGAACTTGGGCTCGCGCCGAATCAAGAGGTTTTCGCCCTGATAAAGAAAGCGACCGTTTCGCAGGCCAGCCTGAACGGCAAATGCACGATTCGAGAGGACAGCCCAAGCGGAACGTAG
- the modB gene encoding molybdate ABC transporter permease subunit yields MDVFGLSPLEKEALKLSLWVSGWAVAGSLPPGVFLAWLLARKSFPGKFLLDGLVHLPLVLPPVVMGYTLLVLLGRKGVLGAWLYDMFGITFAFNWKGAAIASAVMAFPLLVRAVRLSVEGVDQGLEAAARTLGAGPVRVFFSITLPLILPGVITGIILSFARSLSEFGATITFVSNIPGETRTLPLALYTLTQVPGGEEGAFRLCVISVALAMIALITSEILSRRLVSRVRG; encoded by the coding sequence ATGGATGTTTTTGGACTCTCTCCGCTTGAAAAAGAGGCGCTAAAGCTGAGCCTGTGGGTGTCGGGTTGGGCGGTCGCAGGGAGCTTGCCGCCCGGCGTTTTCTTGGCCTGGCTTTTGGCTCGCAAAAGTTTTCCCGGCAAGTTCCTTTTGGACGGACTTGTCCATCTACCGCTGGTTCTGCCTCCGGTAGTGATGGGTTACACCCTCCTGGTGCTTTTGGGACGAAAGGGTGTTTTGGGAGCATGGTTGTATGACATGTTCGGGATCACTTTTGCCTTCAATTGGAAAGGCGCAGCTATTGCATCCGCTGTAATGGCCTTTCCTCTCCTCGTGAGAGCGGTCCGTCTCTCCGTTGAAGGAGTGGATCAAGGCTTGGAGGCCGCAGCACGCACTTTGGGAGCGGGTCCCGTTCGGGTCTTTTTCAGCATCACGCTTCCTCTTATTCTCCCCGGAGTCATCACCGGGATCATTTTGTCTTTCGCCAGGAGCCTCAGTGAATTCGGGGCAACCATAACGTTTGTGTCGAACATTCCCGGAGAGACGAGAACGCTTCCTCTGGCTCTTTACACCTTAACTCAGGTCCCTGGAGGAGAAGAGGGGGCTTTCAGGCTCTGCGTGATCTCGGTTGCTCTCGCCATGATCGCTTTGATCACCTCGGAAATACTGTCAAGGCGTCTGGTTTCAAGGGTAAGAGGCTGA
- the modA gene encoding molybdate ABC transporter substrate-binding protein gives MRINRSTAKWSVATAIAAAILFSGFLGSARAAEAVTVFAAASLTNAITDLGNMFAGKGAGNITSSFAASSALAKQIENGASANLFISADEEWMNYLSEKRLIVPESRFNLLGNRMVLIAPADANLKVDIKPGFPLAQLLGNSRLSTGDPDHVPVGKYAKRALEKLGVWTSVEGKLARADNARAALALVERGECPFGIVYATDAAISKKVKVVGTFPEVTHPPITYPAALVSGKNTPAARSFVEFLKTPDAKVVFEKFGFTVR, from the coding sequence ATGAGAATCAACAGATCAACGGCGAAATGGTCTGTGGCTACAGCAATCGCCGCTGCGATACTTTTCTCGGGTTTTTTGGGTTCGGCTCGGGCTGCCGAAGCGGTTACGGTTTTCGCCGCAGCGTCTCTCACCAACGCGATAACGGATTTAGGAAATATGTTCGCGGGCAAAGGGGCCGGAAACATTACGTCTTCTTTTGCAGCGTCTTCAGCCTTGGCAAAGCAAATAGAAAACGGGGCCTCGGCAAACCTGTTTATATCCGCGGATGAGGAATGGATGAATTACTTGTCCGAGAAGCGGCTAATAGTTCCTGAGAGCAGGTTTAATTTGCTTGGGAACAGGATGGTCCTTATCGCACCGGCTGACGCTAACTTGAAAGTAGATATCAAACCGGGGTTTCCTCTTGCACAATTACTTGGAAACAGCCGTCTTTCAACAGGTGATCCCGACCATGTTCCGGTTGGCAAGTATGCGAAGAGGGCACTGGAAAAGCTTGGAGTGTGGACAAGCGTCGAAGGGAAACTTGCACGAGCCGACAATGCTCGCGCGGCCCTGGCCCTGGTTGAACGAGGAGAATGTCCGTTCGGTATCGTATACGCGACGGACGCTGCGATTTCCAAGAAGGTCAAGGTCGTGGGGACCTTTCCCGAAGTCACCCATCCACCGATCACATATCCGGCGGCCCTTGTGTCTGGCAAAAATACTCCGGCCGCTCGGAGTTTTGTCGAATTTCTCAAGACCCCTGATGCCAAAGTGGTTTTTGAAAAATTCGGATTTACGGTACGCTAA
- a CDS encoding PadR family transcriptional regulator yields the protein MTTRQTRKSRNPAEFPVLGMLASGPAHGYDICRRLQTELGAVWNLGRSQIYALLSRLERDGLVVHERIGQESLPAKNIFTLTSEGHEVFVEWAKTPVQHVRNMRLEFLTKLWFADELKSESEGDLIERQLEVCREKARKLVALKPSCATQIETRSIDFRLTMIEAATSWLEGLSKTTEGGLKRRES from the coding sequence GTGACTACACGACAAACAAGAAAGTCACGTAATCCGGCTGAATTTCCCGTGCTGGGCATGCTGGCTTCGGGACCGGCTCACGGTTACGACATTTGCCGCCGTCTCCAGACGGAACTCGGCGCGGTGTGGAACCTTGGCAGAAGCCAAATATACGCCTTGTTGTCGCGACTGGAGCGAGACGGTCTTGTGGTGCACGAACGAATAGGTCAGGAGAGCCTGCCTGCCAAAAACATCTTCACTCTTACCTCGGAAGGTCACGAGGTTTTTGTGGAGTGGGCTAAGACTCCGGTGCAACATGTGAGGAATATGAGGCTGGAGTTTCTTACTAAACTCTGGTTCGCCGACGAACTCAAATCCGAATCAGAGGGCGATCTCATAGAAAGACAGTTGGAGGTGTGCCGAGAAAAGGCGCGGAAGCTGGTTGCTCTCAAGCCTTCGTGTGCGACTCAAATTGAGACACGATCCATTGATTTTCGATTAACGATGATTGAGGCAGCCACTTCTTGGTTAGAGGGGTTATCAAAAACAACTGAAGGAGGTCTTAAAAGAAGGGAATCATGA
- a CDS encoding MBL fold metallo-hydrolase, producing MEDEMGRRDFLKYSMATGAILAAGEITNTGVMAQGVPKIAEVDKVTVWVLTDNYYDALRPDSKITKRYRVVPGKSVHAEHGLSYYVESVVNGKTTSCMFDYGLDPVGVMNNIGLLGLDLGKANAFSLSHGHFDHWMGAVGILKQNQSRIAGGTPFYVGEEAFARRYSLRPGTGEAVDIGQLNKQDIEAFGLKVVEVKEPVQIIPGTYFTGNIDRVTTYEKVPPSLLIKRGEKPEPDDFRGEQALFFNVKGKGLVVLSGCAHAGIVNTVKHAQKIAGTEKVHAVMGGFHLINAKPEIIQNTVADIKALKPDYIVPTHCTGFEAIMTFAKEMPAEFNLNTAGTQYTFGA from the coding sequence ATGGAGGACGAGATGGGCCGAAGAGACTTTCTGAAGTATTCCATGGCTACGGGCGCGATCCTCGCAGCCGGGGAAATAACGAACACAGGTGTAATGGCACAAGGGGTGCCAAAAATCGCCGAAGTGGACAAGGTAACGGTCTGGGTGCTCACGGACAATTATTATGACGCTCTCAGACCGGACAGCAAGATTACGAAGCGGTATCGAGTGGTGCCGGGCAAGTCTGTGCACGCTGAACACGGTCTTTCCTATTACGTGGAGTCGGTCGTCAACGGGAAGACAACAAGCTGCATGTTCGACTACGGCCTCGACCCCGTGGGTGTGATGAACAACATAGGGCTGCTCGGGCTTGACCTTGGAAAGGCGAATGCATTCAGCTTGAGCCATGGCCACTTCGATCACTGGATGGGCGCAGTCGGCATCCTGAAACAGAATCAGTCGCGGATCGCCGGAGGGACACCGTTTTACGTGGGAGAGGAGGCATTTGCCCGGAGATACTCGCTTCGTCCCGGGACGGGCGAAGCCGTGGATATAGGACAGCTAAACAAACAGGACATTGAAGCATTTGGACTGAAGGTTGTGGAAGTGAAAGAGCCGGTGCAGATTATTCCCGGCACATATTTCACCGGGAACATTGACCGGGTTACGACTTACGAAAAGGTCCCCCCGAGTCTGCTCATCAAACGCGGAGAAAAACCCGAACCCGATGATTTCAGGGGTGAACAGGCGCTTTTCTTCAACGTAAAAGGGAAAGGGCTGGTAGTCCTCTCCGGTTGCGCCCACGCAGGCATCGTGAACACGGTTAAGCATGCGCAAAAGATTGCCGGCACTGAAAAGGTCCACGCGGTCATGGGAGGGTTTCATCTCATCAACGCCAAGCCTGAGATCATTCAGAACACAGTGGCCGATATCAAGGCGTTGAAACCGGACTACATCGTACCAACCCATTGCACCGGGTTCGAGGCAATCATGACCTTCGCCAAGGAGATGCCCGCGGAATTCAATCTCAATACGGCCGGGACACAGTATACCTTTGGGGCATAA
- a CDS encoding radical SAM protein → MTSPDVSRHPCFNADAKGHCGRVHLPIAQQCNIKCNYCNRKYDCVNESRPGITSAVLGPRQAVRYLEQVVERAPNITVAGIAGPGDAFANPEQTLETLRLVRERFPEMILCLATNGLNAERYVPELAKLQVSHVTVTVNAVDPEVGEQIYRWVRDGKVIYRGRKAAEVLLAKQLAAIKALKAAGIIVKVNTVVVAGINDHHVPEVSQRMAELGVDIQNCMVMYPNSGTPFEDVPEIPADRMAAIRSQAEKVIPQMKHCTRCRADAVGLLGQDRSDEFRDALVSCSMGCGTGVEKPYVAVATLEGALVNLHLGEAHEFQVWRQTGTGFEFIGARPAPEPGMGAARWAKLAELLNDCRAVLVEAMGETPNKVLRDHGILPVEMSGPIEMGLAAIYNGTNLATLKARRKGNGCSRAAGCSGDGEGCG, encoded by the coding sequence ATGACCAGTCCGGATGTCAGCCGTCACCCATGCTTCAACGCGGATGCAAAAGGGCATTGTGGGCGAGTACACCTCCCCATAGCGCAGCAATGCAACATCAAGTGCAATTACTGCAACCGCAAGTACGATTGCGTGAACGAAAGCAGGCCCGGAATCACCAGTGCGGTTCTGGGGCCTCGTCAAGCAGTTCGTTACCTCGAACAAGTCGTGGAACGGGCGCCCAACATCACGGTTGCCGGTATCGCAGGACCCGGAGACGCATTTGCCAATCCCGAGCAGACACTGGAGACCCTCAGGTTGGTGCGAGAGCGCTTCCCGGAAATGATTCTGTGCCTTGCCACCAACGGACTGAACGCTGAGAGGTACGTGCCTGAATTGGCGAAGCTGCAAGTGTCTCATGTCACCGTAACGGTGAACGCGGTAGACCCGGAGGTAGGAGAACAAATCTATCGCTGGGTACGAGACGGAAAGGTCATTTACCGAGGCCGGAAAGCCGCCGAGGTCCTTCTCGCCAAACAATTGGCCGCGATTAAGGCCCTCAAGGCAGCCGGCATCATTGTGAAAGTCAATACCGTGGTCGTTGCCGGAATCAACGATCACCATGTCCCGGAAGTCTCCCAACGCATGGCTGAACTCGGAGTGGACATACAGAACTGCATGGTGATGTATCCGAATTCCGGGACCCCGTTTGAAGATGTCCCTGAAATCCCGGCCGACCGGATGGCCGCGATACGCAGCCAAGCGGAAAAGGTGATTCCGCAGATGAAGCATTGCACCAGATGCAGAGCTGACGCTGTGGGTCTCCTGGGCCAGGACCGGTCTGATGAGTTTCGTGATGCGCTCGTCAGTTGCTCCATGGGATGCGGCACCGGCGTTGAAAAGCCGTACGTTGCGGTCGCAACCTTGGAGGGAGCACTGGTAAATCTTCACTTGGGCGAAGCACATGAATTCCAGGTGTGGAGACAGACTGGGACAGGATTCGAGTTCATTGGGGCGCGGCCTGCGCCTGAACCGGGCATGGGTGCGGCCCGCTGGGCCAAGCTGGCGGAATTGCTCAATGACTGTCGGGCTGTGTTGGTGGAGGCAATGGGAGAAACGCCGAACAAGGTCCTTCGTGACCATGGCATTCTCCCTGTGGAGATGAGCGGCCCTATCGAAATGGGCCTGGCGGCAATCTATAACGGAACCAACCTCGCGACTCTCAAGGCTCGGAGAAAGGGCAACGGCTGCAGTCGTGCCGCCGGATGCTCCGGGGACGGCGAAGGCTGCGGATAG